The window GCCATCGTCATCGGCTGCGGCCTGGAGGGCAAGCTCTACCATCCGATTGCCGGCCGGCCCTTGACCTGGCTCGGCACCGTCGGCTCCATGGGCCTGGGGTTGGCCTACTGGATTCTCGAGCTCGGCCTGAACTACGAGGCCGAGCTCGCCGGCGCCGGCTTCGAATACGGCACCGCCTTTCTGCTCACCGGCGGCCTGATGAATCTGCTGCTGGTGATCGACACCTGGGATATCGCCCAGGGGCAGAAGGAGGTGGCGGAGTGAGCCACTTCCTGCTGATGGTGGTGTATGCCCTGATCGTCAGTCTGTTCTTCACGACCCTGTGGCGGCGGGAACGGCGTGCTCAGATTCGGCTGTTCCTGCAGATCTTCCTGGGCATGGTCGGCGGCGGACTGTTGATCGCTTGGCTGATGTACCCCTTTCCCTCCGGTCCGCCCGCACCCTTTCCCTGACCCCGCGTGATGAGCGTTCCTTGCCCGGCCCGCTGATGATTGTCGCCGGAGAGGCCTCCGGTGACCTGCACGGTGCCCGCCTGCTGGCCGAACTGCGCCGCATCCTGCCGGAGCTCGAAGCCTTCGGCCTGGG is drawn from Acidobacteriota bacterium and contains these coding sequences:
- a CDS encoding DUF6677 family protein, with the translated sequence MSKSEPEVSSDPKRSLMLALAAWVVPGLGHFLLGRRLRALVFFALVVAAIVIGCGLEGKLYHPIAGRPLTWLGTVGSMGLGLAYWILELGLNYEAELAGAGFEYGTAFLLTGGLMNLLLVIDTWDIAQGQKEVAE